The genomic segment GGCCCGCAGGTGCACCCGCTGGAAGCCCTTCAGCTCGCGCACCGGGCGCGCCGCCGTCCCGTGCCGCTGGTGCAGGTAGAGCTGGACGACCTCGTCGGCGTCCCGGTCGCCGGCGTTGGTGACGGTGACCGAGGCGGTGAGGCTCTCGCCCACGGGCAGCGACTGCCGGTCCAGGGTCAGGTCGGCGTGGTCGAACCGGGCGTAGCTCAGGCCGAAGCCGAAGGGGAACAGGGGCGTGCTCGCCTCGTCCCAGTAGCGCTTCGCCTGGTTCTCCGGCTCGTGCGAGGCGGTGTGGGAGTGCACCACCGGCACCTGCCCGACGGAGCGCGGCCAGGAGAACGGCAGCTTCCCGCCGGGCGAGACGTCCCCGAGCAGCAGGTCCGCGACCGCGGTGCCGCCCTGGGTGCCCGGGTACCAGACGTCGAGGATCGCCGGCACGTGCTCGACCGCCCAGCGCAGGTCCAGCGGCCGCCCGTTCAGGAGCAGCAGCACGACGGGCGTGCCGGTGGCGACGACGGCCTGCAGCAGCTCCAGCTGGCGGCCGGGCAGCTCCAGGGAGGACCGCGAGGCCGCCTCCCCGATCATGTGCTGCCACTCGCCGAGCACCACCACGGCCACGTCGGCCTCGCGGGCCAGGTCGACGGCCCGGGCCAGCTCGGCCTCGTCGTCGAAGCCCTCGGGGTCGGGGGGCGTGTTGCCGGGGAACGCGTCGAAGATGGAGGGGAAGAGCCGCTGCGCGGGACGGACGCCCGGCGCGCAGCGGACCTGCACGGCCTCCCCGAGCCTGGTCCGCAGGCCCTGCAGCACCGTGACGGTCTCGTCGAGGTCGACGTCGAACACCCACGGGCCGAGGGTGTCGCGCCTGGAGTCCGCCAGCGGCCCGAGCACCGCGACCGAGCCCAGGCGCGCGGGGTCCAGGGGCAGCAGCGGGGCGCCGGCCACCGCCTCGTTGCGCAGCAGCACCGCCGAGCGCTGCGCCGCCTCCCGCGCCGCCTCGCGGTGCGCGGGGTCGGCCAGGACGGCGCGGGCCCGCTCCTCGTCGACGTAGGGGGACTCGAACAGGCCGAGGCGCAGCTTGGCCTCCAGGACGCGCCGCACGCACGCGTCGACCGCCTCGACGCTGACCGCGCCGCTCGCCACGGCCTCGGGCAGGTGCGCGTAGGCGGGGTCCGTCATGGCCATCTCGAGGTCGAGACCGGCGCCCGCCGCGCGCGCCGCGGCGTCGGTCGGGTCGGCCGCGAAGCCGTGGGTGACCAGGTTGCGCACGGCGTTGGCGTCGCTGACGAGGAACCCCTCGAACCCCCACTGCTCGCGGAGGACCTCGACGAGCAGCCAGCGGTTGGCGGTGGCGGGGACGCCGTTGAGGGGCATGTACGCCGTCATCACGTTGCCGGCGCCCGCGGCGACCGCGGCCTCGAAGGGCGGGAGGTAGACGTTCCACAGCTGCGCGTCCGACAGGTCGACCTCGTCGTAGTCGCGCCCGCCCAGGGCGGCGCCGTACCCGGCGAAGTGCTTGGGGCCGGCGATGATCCGCTCGGGGGCGCCGAGGCGCTCGCCCTGGAAGCCCCGCACCTGGGCCGCGGCCACCGCGGCACCGAGGTGGGGGTCCTCCCCCGCCCCCTCCACGATGCGCCCCCACCGCGGGTCGCGGGCGACGTCCACCATCGGCGCGAACGTCCAGTGGATGCCGACCGCCCGGGCCT from the Quadrisphaera sp. DSM 44207 genome contains:
- the bglX gene encoding beta-glucosidase BglX, encoding MRTRVEELLSAMTLEEKAGQLTQYFSFGLHEDDAAVGPSPQRPGEVEDALARGGAGSLLFVTDPAETNRLQRRAVEGSRHGIPLLFGFDVIHGLRTIFPVPIAMAASWDPATMERGQAVAAREARAVGIHWTFAPMVDVARDPRWGRIVEGAGEDPHLGAAVAAAQVRGFQGERLGAPERIIAGPKHFAGYGAALGGRDYDEVDLSDAQLWNVYLPPFEAAVAAGAGNVMTAYMPLNGVPATANRWLLVEVLREQWGFEGFLVSDANAVRNLVTHGFAADPTDAAARAAGAGLDLEMAMTDPAYAHLPEAVASGAVSVEAVDACVRRVLEAKLRLGLFESPYVDEERARAVLADPAHREAAREAAQRSAVLLRNEAVAGAPLLPLDPARLGSVAVLGPLADSRRDTLGPWVFDVDLDETVTVLQGLRTRLGEAVQVRCAPGVRPAQRLFPSIFDAFPGNTPPDPEGFDDEAELARAVDLAREADVAVVVLGEWQHMIGEAASRSSLELPGRQLELLQAVVATGTPVVLLLLNGRPLDLRWAVEHVPAILDVWYPGTQGGTAVADLLLGDVSPGGKLPFSWPRSVGQVPVVHSHTASHEPENQAKRYWDEASTPLFPFGFGLSYARFDHADLTLDRQSLPVGESLTASVTVTNAGDRDADEVVQLYLHQRHGTAARPVRELKGFQRVHLRAGESRTVAFTVGPEHRRYWNAAVRDVVLEASPFDVWVGGDSTAQLTATFTTTDGQAS